One Intestinimonas butyriciproducens genomic window, TCCGGCTACACCAGCCAGGTTCCACTCAGCTCCCTCCGGAAGCATGGTGAGCAGATATCCCAGTTGAGACATCGTCGCGGGCATGGTGTTTTTCACACCCATAACAAAGTCAAAGTACAGAGGGCCGGTCAGCAGGCCTTCCTTGTGGAGGTTGATGGCGTTGCTCATCATGTTGGTGTCGAACACTTCGATCTCGGGCTTGATGTTGTGCTCCAGCATGAATTTCGCCTGCGCGGTATAGTATTCCACGCGGTTTACATAAGCTCCTGTGGGGAAGGCGCTGGACCCGGGACAATAGCTGGCCATCTCCGGGAGGCAACGCAGGGCGTTGTCCCGGTCCTCCTCACTGGCGTCATACCGTCCTCCGGTGGAGAGCTGGACGATGAGATCGGGGCACTTGGCTTCCAGGGTCTCCTTGATCTCGCGGAACTGTTCTATATCATGAGAATTCTTCCCGGTCACACGGTCCCTCACATGGACATGGACGACGGCGGCGCCGGCCTCATAGACCGCGATGGCGTCGTTGACGATCTCATCCACAGTGATGGGGAGGGCCGGAAATTTCTCCTTGCTGGGGACGGAGCCCGTCAGGGCACAGGTGATAATTACTTTTTTCATTCTGGTTTTCCCTTCTAAAAAAGCTCTGGATTAAAAACGGTTGCCTTGTTGCTTACAGGACCAGGAAACAGACCGAGATCACAATGCCGGACACAATGGCAAAGGTGAAGCAGTAGCCCATGATGTCCTTGATCCCCAGGCCGGCCAGGGACAGCGCGGGCAGCGCCCAGAAGGGCTGAATCTGGTTGGTCCAGGAGTCGCCCCAGCACAGCGCCATGGCTGTCTTGGCAAAGTCCGCGTTCAGAGTGTCTGCGGCCTGCATCATGATGGGGCCCTGCACGGTCCACTGTCCGCCGCCGGAGGGAATGAAAATGTTGACGAGACCAGCAGCCCAGAAGGTGAAGAGGGGCAGCGTCTTGGCGGAGGAGATGCTGACAAAGAAATTGGCCAGGATATCCACAAGGCCGGAATTTTTGACCAGGCCCATAATGGCGGCGTAGAACAGGAACTGCAGGGTAATACCGGCGGCGGATTTGATGGCCTCGCCCATGGCGCGGGAATAGTTGCCGGGGGTCTTGTGGCACAGGGCGCCGGCGGCAAAGAACATCAGCACGACCTCATTCAGGCCAAAGTTCAGGGTGCGCTTGGTCCAGAAGTACCACACCATGTAGGCCACAACGATCAGCGCGGGGATGATAGCCAGAGGGGCAAAGTTATCCAGCTTCTCAGCGAAGTCCATGTCCTTCCAGCTTTTAGCCGCATGGGCCTTTTCCTCGGCCTCTTCCCGGGCGGCGTCGGCATCCAGCACAGCCTGCTGAATCTCGATGCATTCGCTCTCCCTGGGACAGATCAGGGCGTATGTAATCAGGCCGGAGATCAGCACCAGGACCGTGATGATCAGGTTCCAGGAGCTGTACAATGTGGCAGTGGTGGGGATGATATCGCCTACGATCTCATAGACGATGCTGCTCTCAGCAGTGACCTCCAGAGGAATGGAGGAGGAGGGCCCGCGGATGATGTTGCCGGCATGGCAGGCTGCGATCAGGACCGCATAGTCCACCTTGACGCCTCTGCCCTTAAAGACACGGGCGATCTCCTTGGCCACCAGAGCGCCGGCGATCATGCCAAGGCCCCAGTTCAGGTAAGTGGCGATCATGCCCACCAGGGCTACCGTCAGGGTGGCGGCAACGCGGTTCTTGGGCAGGTAAGCGATGGAGCGCAGCAGCTTCTTCACCGGTTTGGAGCTGGCCAGGCAGTGCCCGGTCACCAGCACCAGCACCATCTGCATGGTGAAGCTGAGCAGGGAATACATGCCCTGAGACATGTACTTGACGCAGTCCAACAGACTGCTGTCCGTGAGCCCCCAGGCCCCCAAAAAGGCGACCAGGGTCAGAAGCAGTGCCAGAACATATGCGCTGGGCAGCCACTTTTGCACAAACTTACAAAGCGCTTTCGAAATTGCTCTCATGTTTTTGTCTCTCCTTCTCTCTTCATTTTGAGTCCATGCTCTGCGTGGGATCTTCTCTCGATTGACTCGCTTAGAGAACAAACATTTTGAAGCAAAGGTATGGGATGGGGCGCAAGGATATTGACATGCTGTGCGTTTGAAAGATTACTGTTCTGTCTTCTGGACCAGTTCGCTGATTACACCGTGTCCTGCTTCCGCGTCAATGTAGTTGACAAGCGTATGATTGGCGCCCGGCCTTGGCACAGGATTTCGGAGCCCAACTCCTATGCTGCGAAAATATCTCATATCCTGCTCCAAGTCGTCCACCTCATACGCAATATGATATAGGCCTTCCCCCCTCTCCTCTATAAACCTGTTGACAGCCGCAAAGTCCTCAATCCCCTGCACCAGCTCGATTTCCAGGTCTCCACAGCCAAAAAACGCCGCTTTGCAGCCCGCCGCCTCCACGATCTGCGTGCCATAGTAGGGGAGCCGCAGGATATCCCGGTAGAAGGAAATTCCCTTGTCTATATCTTTTACGGCGATGGCGATGTGGTTGACCTTTTTGATTGGCATGTTCTCTCCCTCTTCCATGGTCACTTTTCCGTGCCCCGACAAAATCCCGCCTTTTCCTTTTCTGCCAAAAGGCCTTAATGTTTCTGTTGTCTGGGCAAGCCCAGACAACAGAAATGGCCGGCCATTTCTGAACTTTGTAACAAAAAAGAGCTCAATCTCTTTGCTCTGTTTGTATTATTTTTTCTTGTATTATATCTTTCTCTCCGGTATAATTCAAATATCAATTTAACACGCTTACCATGCTAAAATAAGATAGTTCTCTCCACCTGCATTTTACATCACCCCGCCTCTTTTTCCTTTCTTGCTTTTTCCTTTCTTGCTTTTTTCTTTCATCTACTATAGAATCATTTTCATAGATTTATCTATTCAGATACAGGACAAGTATGGTGATCATATGGATTTTAAGTACCTGCAAATCTTTGTTGCCATCGCGGATGCCGGTACGCTGACCGCCGCCGCTGAGAATCTGCACATCGCTCAGTCCGCCCTGTCCCGGCATCTGCGAAACATTGAGGAGGAGTATGGCGCTCAACTCATGCTTCGGGGCTCCCGGCAGATGAAGCTGACCGACGAGGGCCGGATCCTGTACGTATACGCCAAGAAAACGCTTTTGTGGTCAGACTCCATCCACAAGGAGATCCACGACCTCTCCGTGGGTCTGTCCGGGACCTTGCGCCTTGGCACCGTTCCGAATCTGTTCAACGTGTGGCTGGAGACAGTCTTTCCTCGCTTTCATAAAGACTTTCCCAACATCAAATTCGATATCTATGAGGAGCGGTCCGATATCCTGATCCAGCGGCTGTGGGACGGACTCTGTGACATCGCCCTCATCCGGACCCCCGTCAAGCTGAGCGGGCTGGATGTATTTTACACTGCGCCCGACCCTCTTGTGGCCTGCTACCGCGGCGAGCAGTACTTTCAGGGGTGCGGGCCTAAGATCCGGCTGCAGGATCTGGAGGATATCCCCCTGTTTGTTTCCCGCTTCTGGAACACCCGGTTTTCTCCGCTCTGCCTCTCCGCCGGTTTCACGCCCAACATTGTGGCGCTGAATGAGCGGATCTCCACCAACTTGCTGTGGGCAAAGAACATCCCGGGCTGCGCCATCGTTCCGGTCCGCACGGTAAAGCAGTTTGGTTTTCCGGACTTTCACTATAAGATCATTGACGAGCCCGGCCTGGATTACCCCAATGCCATCGTCACTGTAAAGGACCGGTATCTCCCGGTCGTGGCTCAAAACTTCCTGGAGTACTGCCTTCCCACGGTAGCGGCCCTTCAGGCGGAAGCCGCCGCCTCGTCGGAAGAAAAGGAGCTGTATCCCTAGAGGGATACAGCTCCTTTTCTTCCGCATAGCAGATCCTGTTTACTTTCGGTTGCTTCTGCGCCAGATCTTCATCTTCTCCGCCTCCTGGATCAGTTCCTCCCGGAAATCCGGGTGAGAAACGGAAATGATCCGCTCGGTCCTCTCCCAAGTGGAGCAACCCTTCAAGTTTACCATCCCATATTCCGTCACCAGATGGTGGATGTTGGTCCTGGTGTCCGTCACAATGGACCCATGGCTGAGCATCGGTACGATGCGGGAATGGAGCAGCCCCTCCTTGTCCTGATAGGTAGAGGAGCAGCAGATAAAGCTCTTGCCTCCCTTGGAGAGGTAGGCGCCCAGCACAAAGTCCAGTTGTCCGCCAGCCCCGCTGATATGCTTGGTGCCGGAGGACTCCGCATTCACCTGCCCGAACAGGTCTACATCCACCGCATTATTGATGGAGATGAAGTTGTCCAGTTGGGAGATCACTCTCACGTCGTTGGTGTAATCCACCGGGGAGGCCAT contains:
- a CDS encoding VOC family protein → MPIKKVNHIAIAVKDIDKGISFYRDILRLPYYGTQIVEAAGCKAAFFGCGDLEIELVQGIEDFAAVNRFIEERGEGLYHIAYEVDDLEQDMRYFRSIGVGLRNPVPRPGANHTLVNYIDAEAGHGVISELVQKTEQ
- a CDS encoding LysR family transcriptional regulator, whose amino-acid sequence is MDFKYLQIFVAIADAGTLTAAAENLHIAQSALSRHLRNIEEEYGAQLMLRGSRQMKLTDEGRILYVYAKKTLLWSDSIHKEIHDLSVGLSGTLRLGTVPNLFNVWLETVFPRFHKDFPNIKFDIYEERSDILIQRLWDGLCDIALIRTPVKLSGLDVFYTAPDPLVACYRGEQYFQGCGPKIRLQDLEDIPLFVSRFWNTRFSPLCLSAGFTPNIVALNERISTNLLWAKNIPGCAIVPVRTVKQFGFPDFHYKIIDEPGLDYPNAIVTVKDRYLPVVAQNFLEYCLPTVAALQAEAAASSEEKELYP
- a CDS encoding 3-keto-5-aminohexanoate cleavage protein encodes the protein MKKVIITCALTGSVPSKEKFPALPITVDEIVNDAIAVYEAGAAVVHVHVRDRVTGKNSHDIEQFREIKETLEAKCPDLIVQLSTGGRYDASEEDRDNALRCLPEMASYCPGSSAFPTGAYVNRVEYYTAQAKFMLEHNIKPEIEVFDTNMMSNAINLHKEGLLTGPLYFDFVMGVKNTMPATMSQLGYLLTMLPEGAEWNLAGVAGMQVSTILWAMGAGGHVRVGLEDNQYLYKGVKATNVQLVERAVRIAKEVGREVATPDEARIMLGMKPRGMRKTEASDT
- a CDS encoding short-chain fatty acid transporter, whose translation is MRAISKALCKFVQKWLPSAYVLALLLTLVAFLGAWGLTDSSLLDCVKYMSQGMYSLLSFTMQMVLVLVTGHCLASSKPVKKLLRSIAYLPKNRVAATLTVALVGMIATYLNWGLGMIAGALVAKEIARVFKGRGVKVDYAVLIAACHAGNIIRGPSSSIPLEVTAESSIVYEIVGDIIPTTATLYSSWNLIITVLVLISGLITYALICPRESECIEIQQAVLDADAAREEAEEKAHAAKSWKDMDFAEKLDNFAPLAIIPALIVVAYMVWYFWTKRTLNFGLNEVVLMFFAAGALCHKTPGNYSRAMGEAIKSAAGITLQFLFYAAIMGLVKNSGLVDILANFFVSISSAKTLPLFTFWAAGLVNIFIPSGGGQWTVQGPIMMQAADTLNADFAKTAMALCWGDSWTNQIQPFWALPALSLAGLGIKDIMGYCFTFAIVSGIVISVCFLVL